One Leisingera sp. M658 genomic window carries:
- a CDS encoding STAS domain-containing protein, with product MSLTTTMTDDAQIVKVNAERIDAAMAIQFKEDMRTETESGADRVILDLSEVQFIDSSGLGAIVAAMKQLGGTRKLDLAGLTPMVEKVFRLTRMDTIFDLYGSLGDAIAPAGANS from the coding sequence ATGAGCCTGACGACCACCATGACGGACGATGCACAGATCGTTAAAGTCAATGCCGAACGCATTGATGCCGCCATGGCCATCCAGTTCAAGGAGGACATGCGCACGGAAACAGAATCCGGTGCGGACCGTGTCATCCTGGACCTTTCCGAAGTGCAGTTTATTGATTCAAGCGGGCTTGGCGCGATCGTCGCCGCGATGAAGCAGCTTGGCGGCACCCGGAAACTGGATCTCGCCGGGCTGACCCCCATGGTCGAAAAAGTGTTCCGGCTGACCCGCATGGACACGATCTTTGACCTTTATGGTTCCCTTGGCGACGCAATCGCTCCGGCTGGCGCAAACTCCTGA
- a CDS encoding outer membrane lipoprotein carrier protein LolA produces the protein MKRIALAFALTLAAPAAWAAEQLSLNEISRYLNGISTAASPFTQINDDGSLSTGKLYMHRPGRMRFEYDGKGGGTVVAGGGAVVIHDPKSNQPPETYPLKRTPLSIILDRNVNLGRANMVVGHSFDGTSTIVRAQDPEHPDYGSIEMMFTGAPVELRKWVIHDGAGGQTTVILGAMETGQKLSSSLFTTSGRSR, from the coding sequence ATGAAACGGATTGCACTCGCCTTTGCGCTGACCCTTGCTGCGCCGGCCGCTTGGGCGGCTGAGCAGCTTAGCCTCAATGAGATTTCCCGTTATTTGAACGGGATTTCCACCGCAGCCTCCCCCTTCACCCAGATCAATGACGACGGCAGCCTGTCGACGGGCAAGCTTTACATGCACCGCCCGGGCCGGATGCGGTTTGAGTATGACGGCAAGGGCGGCGGTACCGTGGTTGCCGGCGGCGGGGCGGTGGTGATCCACGATCCCAAATCAAACCAGCCGCCTGAGACCTACCCGCTCAAGCGGACTCCGCTGTCAATCATCCTGGACCGCAACGTGAATTTAGGGCGTGCAAATATGGTGGTGGGGCACAGTTTTGACGGCACCTCTACTATTGTGCGGGCACAGGACCCGGAACACCCGGACTATGGCAGTATCGAAATGATGTTCACCGGCGCCCCGGTAGAACTGCGCAAATGGGTCATTCACGACGGTGCAGGCGGCCAGACAACTGTGATTCTGGGTGCAATGGAAACCGGTCAAAAACTGTCCTCCAGCTTGTTCACCACCAGCGGCAGATCCCGGTAG
- a CDS encoding gamma-glutamyltransferase family protein encodes MRDFHLPGRSAVFAQNGLCATSHPLAASVAVDILKRGGNAMDAALAGAVLLGICEPQMTGIGGDCFVLYSRPGQGIQALNGSGRAPAGASAAALRAQGLETVPLGSPEAVTIPCAIDAFCRLAESEGRLGIDALLQPAIHYAEEGVPVAPRTAFDWINSAAALQGAARHHYLKDGQPFISGDVFRTPGQAEVLRRIAKNGREAFYSGDVAEDMVAALTALGGVHTLADFAAASSFATQPVDGQYNGLGLTEHPPNGQGATAILLLNILKHFEISNMDPFGAERAHIEAEAAKLAYDARNRFLADPDHTTRLAHMLAPETAARLAALIDPKHALPAAQPLTEAVHKDTVYTTVVDKDRMAVSLIYSIFHGFGSGIASEQFGILLQNRGAGFTLEAGHPNEFGPGKQPMHTIIPAMLQQDGEVIMPFGVMGGGYQPTGHARLVSNLVDFGMDLQSAVDAPRCFADNGVLKIERGYAAEVRRKLADMGHRVVVPDTPLGGAQAIRIHASGVLEGASDPRKDGCALGY; translated from the coding sequence ATGCGCGACTTTCATCTTCCGGGGCGATCAGCCGTCTTTGCCCAAAACGGCCTGTGCGCGACCTCGCATCCTCTAGCTGCCAGCGTCGCCGTCGATATCTTGAAACGCGGCGGCAATGCAATGGATGCGGCTCTGGCAGGGGCGGTCTTACTGGGGATTTGCGAGCCGCAAATGACAGGCATCGGCGGGGATTGCTTTGTTCTATATTCCCGCCCGGGACAGGGCATCCAGGCGCTGAACGGATCAGGCCGCGCCCCTGCCGGGGCCAGCGCTGCTGCGCTTCGGGCACAAGGGCTGGAAACCGTTCCGCTGGGCAGCCCCGAGGCGGTGACGATCCCTTGTGCGATTGACGCGTTCTGCCGTCTGGCCGAAAGCGAAGGACGGCTTGGGATTGATGCGCTGCTGCAACCGGCAATCCACTATGCCGAAGAGGGCGTTCCCGTGGCGCCGCGCACGGCGTTCGACTGGATCAACAGCGCAGCGGCATTGCAAGGCGCGGCGCGGCACCACTACCTGAAAGACGGCCAGCCGTTCATCAGCGGCGATGTGTTCCGCACACCTGGGCAGGCCGAAGTGCTGCGCCGCATCGCTAAAAACGGGCGGGAGGCCTTTTATTCCGGGGACGTGGCCGAAGATATGGTGGCCGCGCTGACGGCGCTTGGAGGCGTTCACACTCTGGCGGATTTTGCCGCTGCCAGCAGTTTTGCAACACAGCCGGTTGACGGCCAGTACAATGGCCTGGGCCTGACCGAGCATCCACCCAATGGTCAGGGTGCAACTGCGATTTTGCTGCTGAACATACTCAAGCATTTTGAAATTTCTAACATGGATCCGTTTGGCGCTGAACGTGCGCATATCGAGGCGGAGGCCGCCAAGCTTGCCTATGATGCGCGCAACCGGTTCCTGGCCGATCCAGATCACACCACCCGGCTGGCGCATATGCTGGCACCCGAAACGGCTGCCCGGCTTGCCGCGCTGATCGACCCCAAGCACGCCCTGCCGGCAGCGCAGCCGCTAACCGAGGCGGTGCACAAAGACACGGTCTATACTACTGTGGTGGACAAGGACCGCATGGCGGTCTCACTGATCTATTCTATCTTCCACGGTTTCGGCTCGGGCATTGCGTCTGAACAATTCGGTATTCTGCTGCAGAACCGCGGCGCCGGCTTTACCCTGGAAGCGGGTCATCCGAATGAATTCGGACCGGGAAAACAGCCGATGCATACGATCATCCCCGCCATGCTGCAGCAAGACGGAGAAGTAATCATGCCCTTTGGCGTGATGGGCGGCGGTTATCAGCCGACCGGCCACGCCCGGCTGGTCTCCAACCTCGTTGATTTTGGCATGGACCTGCAATCAGCTGTCGATGCCCCCCGCTGCTTTGCCGATAACGGAGTGCTGAAAATCGAGCGCGGCTATGCGGCTGAGGTTCGCCGGAAGCTTGCGGATATGGGGCATCGCGTGGTGGTGCCGGACACGCCGCTGGGCGGCGCGCAGGCGATCCGGATCCATGCCTCGGGCGTGCTGGAAGGCGCCAGTGATCCGCGCAAAGACGGCTGCGCGCTGGGGTATTGA
- a CDS encoding acetyl-CoA C-acyltransferase, whose product MKDVVIAGAARTPMGGFQGMYDGVTASELGGAAIRAALEGAGAATVDEVLMGCVLPAGQGQAPARQAGFAAGLGDEVPATTLNKMCGSGMKAAMIAFDQIALGHADTMIAGGMESMTNAPYVLPKMRGGARIGHGQVIDHMFLDGLEDAYDKGRLMGTFAEDCAEKFQFTREAQDEYALKSLANALEAQESGAFDGEIASVTVTSRKGSVVTDTDEQPKSARPEKIPALKPAFRKDGTVTAANASSISDGAAALVLASSEAAEAHGLKVRARILGHTSHAQAPGLFTTAPVPAAQKLLKNIGWQVEDVDLWEVNEAFAVVPMAFMHEMGISRDKMNVNGGACALGHPIGASGARIMVTLLNALEKRGLKRGVAAICIGGGEGTAIAIERV is encoded by the coding sequence ATGAAAGATGTTGTTATCGCCGGAGCGGCCCGGACGCCGATGGGCGGGTTCCAGGGCATGTATGACGGGGTGACGGCTTCGGAACTGGGCGGTGCGGCTATCCGGGCGGCCCTCGAAGGCGCCGGTGCTGCCACTGTCGATGAGGTGCTGATGGGCTGCGTCCTGCCTGCGGGCCAGGGCCAGGCGCCGGCGCGTCAGGCCGGATTCGCCGCGGGCCTGGGCGATGAGGTGCCGGCCACGACCCTTAACAAAATGTGCGGCTCTGGCATGAAGGCGGCGATGATCGCCTTTGACCAGATCGCGCTGGGCCACGCGGATACGATGATTGCCGGCGGCATGGAGAGCATGACCAACGCGCCGTATGTGCTGCCCAAAATGCGCGGCGGCGCCCGTATCGGACATGGCCAGGTGATTGACCATATGTTCCTCGACGGGCTGGAAGATGCCTATGACAAGGGCCGCCTGATGGGCACCTTTGCCGAGGATTGCGCTGAAAAATTCCAGTTCACCCGCGAAGCTCAGGACGAATACGCACTGAAGTCGCTGGCCAACGCGCTGGAAGCCCAGGAAAGCGGTGCGTTTGACGGGGAAATCGCTTCCGTTACGGTGACGTCCCGCAAGGGAAGCGTGGTAACGGACACGGATGAGCAGCCAAAGTCTGCGCGCCCGGAGAAGATCCCGGCGCTGAAACCTGCTTTCCGCAAGGATGGCACTGTGACAGCAGCCAATGCATCCTCTATTTCCGATGGCGCTGCAGCGTTGGTGCTGGCGTCTTCAGAAGCTGCCGAGGCACATGGCTTGAAGGTCCGCGCCCGAATCCTGGGCCACACCAGCCATGCGCAGGCACCGGGCTTGTTCACGACCGCGCCGGTTCCCGCTGCGCAAAAGCTGCTGAAAAATATTGGATGGCAGGTTGAAGACGTCGATCTGTGGGAAGTGAACGAAGCCTTTGCTGTGGTGCCGATGGCCTTTATGCATGAAATGGGCATCAGCCGCGATAAGATGAACGTGAACGGCGGCGCCTGTGCGCTGGGCCACCCGATCGGGGCGTCCGGTGCCCGGATCATGGTCACGCTTTTGAACGCGCTGGAAAAACGCGGCCTTAAGCGCGGCGTGGCGGCAATCTGCATCGGCGGCGGCGAAGGCACGGCGATTGCAATTGAGCGGGTGTGA
- a CDS encoding GAF domain-containing protein has translation MQADFGTLTKTIASLTAGETDEVALMATVACEVHHADDRFDWTGFYRAVAPELLKIGPYQGGHGCLQIPFSRGVCGAAARTGVVQLVADVDAFPGHIACASSTRSELVLPVWNAAGGLIGVFDIDSDQPNAFTEEDAEQLAVILRQVFSRS, from the coding sequence ATGCAGGCTGATTTCGGAACCCTTACCAAAACCATCGCGTCGCTGACCGCAGGCGAAACGGATGAGGTTGCGCTGATGGCCACTGTCGCCTGCGAAGTGCATCACGCCGACGACCGGTTCGACTGGACCGGCTTTTACCGCGCCGTTGCACCGGAATTGCTGAAAATCGGCCCATACCAGGGCGGGCACGGCTGTTTGCAAATCCCGTTCTCCCGCGGCGTTTGCGGCGCGGCAGCACGCACCGGAGTGGTGCAGCTGGTGGCGGATGTGGATGCCTTTCCCGGCCATATCGCCTGCGCTTCTTCCACCCGGTCGGAACTGGTTTTGCCGGTTTGGAATGCCGCAGGCGGGCTGATCGGGGTTTTTGATATCGACAGCGACCAGCCCAACGCCTTTACTGAGGAAGATGCTGAGCAGTTGGCAGTAATCCTGCGGCAGGTCTTCAGCCGCAGCTGA
- the hspQ gene encoding heat shock protein HspQ yields the protein MMRTRAKYNLGQVVRHRKHPFRGVVFDVDPEFSNTDEWYEAIPEDSRPVKDQPFYHLLAENDQSYYVAYVSEQNLVADYSGEPIGHPDVPEMFGNFDGGAYALHYQLN from the coding sequence ATGATGAGAACACGCGCAAAATACAACCTCGGGCAGGTCGTCCGCCACCGGAAGCACCCCTTCCGCGGGGTGGTCTTTGATGTTGATCCCGAGTTCTCCAATACCGACGAATGGTATGAGGCGATCCCGGAAGACAGCCGCCCGGTAAAGGACCAGCCGTTCTACCACCTGCTGGCGGAAAACGACCAAAGCTATTATGTCGCCTACGTCTCTGAGCAAAACCTGGTGGCGGACTATTCCGGGGAGCCTATTGGCCACCCGGATGTCCCTGAAATGTTTGGGAATTTCGATGGCGGCGCCTATGCGTTGCACTATCAGCTGAACTGA
- a CDS encoding helix-turn-helix domain-containing protein: MNDQTLAAATLGADIRALRKARGLTLSDIAAMLNRSVGWLSQVERDMSEPSISDLRQIAEALGVPMSMLFAHTGAPADEHGYIVRAGSRRPMGSGEEGLIEELLSPDLTDDFEMVHSTFRPQSRMQTPAHRPTQEVGYVISGKLDLLIGGRSFTVGPGDSFRIKHEPYQWSNPYDEPAVAVWVIAPPVY, from the coding sequence GTGAACGATCAAACCCTGGCAGCGGCGACACTGGGGGCGGATATCCGGGCTCTGCGCAAGGCGCGCGGGCTGACGCTGTCGGATATCGCGGCGATGCTGAACCGCTCAGTTGGCTGGCTCAGCCAGGTTGAGCGGGACATGTCCGAACCTTCGATTTCCGACCTGCGCCAGATTGCCGAGGCCCTGGGCGTTCCGATGTCTATGCTGTTTGCCCATACCGGCGCGCCGGCGGATGAGCATGGCTATATTGTTCGCGCAGGCTCGCGCCGCCCGATGGGCTCGGGCGAGGAAGGGCTGATCGAAGAGCTGCTGTCGCCCGATCTGACTGACGATTTCGAGATGGTGCATTCCACCTTCCGCCCGCAGTCGCGAATGCAGACGCCGGCCCACCGGCCGACACAAGAGGTTGGCTATGTGATCTCGGGCAAGCTGGATTTGCTGATCGGGGGCCGCAGCTTCACCGTTGGTCCGGGCGACAGTTTCCGGATCAAGCATGAACCTTATCAGTGGTCGAATCCCTATGACGAACCCGCAGTGGCCGTCTGGGTGATTGCACCGCCGGTGTATTAG
- a CDS encoding GFA family protein — MIKGSCLCGDIRFDTAAQPKGASMCHCSQCRKQSGGIWSSAYVRDEDLNITGRVSWFVASAAAKRGSCRRCGSFLFWKAHDEDTTSFALGAVDGNTGLSVEKHIFAASKGDYYEIADGVPQKD; from the coding sequence ATGATCAAAGGATCCTGCCTCTGCGGAGATATCCGCTTTGATACCGCAGCGCAGCCCAAAGGCGCGTCCATGTGCCATTGCAGCCAGTGCCGCAAGCAGTCGGGCGGCATCTGGTCTTCGGCCTATGTGCGCGACGAAGACCTCAATATCACCGGTCGGGTCAGCTGGTTTGTAGCCAGCGCAGCGGCCAAGCGCGGCAGCTGCCGGCGCTGCGGCTCCTTCCTGTTCTGGAAGGCGCATGACGAAGATACCACCAGTTTCGCTTTGGGCGCTGTCGACGGGAACACCGGTCTCAGCGTCGAAAAGCACATCTTTGCCGCCTCCAAGGGCGACTACTACGAGATTGCGGACGGCGTGCCGCAGAAGGACTGA
- a CDS encoding ATP-binding protein — translation MVKTFACSFTATNLNARSGISSVVDQLRSLGIPGARVDEVQIALTEAVNNVVEHAYKSAYPGDVRIRAELYPERLWISIQDAGVPFAKGELPEGKPADISVPVESMPEGGFGWFLIRELASQVQYERSEGNNNLSLCFEIKVTSPSAEV, via the coding sequence ATGGTAAAAACTTTTGCCTGCTCGTTCACGGCTACGAACCTGAATGCCCGTTCAGGCATCTCATCGGTTGTAGACCAGCTTCGGTCCCTAGGGATCCCGGGTGCCCGTGTGGATGAGGTGCAAATCGCTCTGACCGAGGCTGTGAACAACGTAGTCGAGCACGCCTATAAAAGTGCTTACCCAGGAGACGTGCGGATCCGGGCTGAGCTTTATCCTGAACGTTTGTGGATCAGCATCCAGGACGCCGGTGTTCCTTTTGCTAAGGGAGAATTGCCGGAGGGCAAACCTGCTGATATCAGCGTTCCGGTTGAAAGCATGCCCGAAGGCGGGTTCGGATGGTTTTTGATCCGCGAATTGGCAAGCCAAGTCCAATATGAGCGTTCGGAGGGAAACAACAATCTATCGCTCTGCTTCGAAATCAAAGTGACCAGCCCCTCGGCCGAAGTCTGA
- a CDS encoding lytic transglycosylase: protein MSRIISALVLLMAVASCGGGHKAPPRNLDNACSIIQQRPEYLKAFRASQRRWGVPVHVQMATIYHESRFRGDARTPHQYLLGVIPVGRQSSAYGYSQALDGTWDDYRRDTGRRRAKRDRISDAADFMGWYMRKSREKNGIQLYDARNQYLAYHEGHYGYSRGSYRSKPWLQRVAGQVESRAQTYQAQLATCRKFR, encoded by the coding sequence ATGAGCAGAATAATCAGCGCCCTCGTTCTCCTCATGGCGGTAGCGTCTTGCGGAGGCGGGCACAAAGCGCCGCCGCGCAATCTGGATAATGCGTGCAGCATCATTCAGCAGCGGCCCGAATACCTGAAAGCCTTCCGCGCGTCCCAGCGCCGCTGGGGTGTCCCGGTGCATGTGCAGATGGCAACGATCTATCACGAAAGCCGGTTCCGCGGCGATGCCCGCACGCCGCACCAGTACCTGCTGGGAGTGATCCCGGTCGGGCGGCAATCCAGTGCTTACGGTTACAGCCAGGCACTGGACGGCACTTGGGACGATTACCGGCGCGATACCGGCCGGCGGCGGGCCAAGCGCGACCGGATCAGCGATGCGGCCGATTTCATGGGCTGGTACATGCGCAAGAGCCGCGAAAAGAACGGTATCCAGCTGTATGACGCGCGCAATCAATACCTCGCCTACCACGAGGGGCATTATGGCTACTCACGCGGCAGCTACCGGTCCAAACCGTGGCTGCAGCGTGTTGCAGGACAGGTCGAATCCCGCGCCCAGACTTATCAAGCCCAGCTCGCGACCTGCCGTAAGTTCCGCTGA